Proteins found in one Pelmatolapia mariae isolate MD_Pm_ZW linkage group LG7, Pm_UMD_F_2, whole genome shotgun sequence genomic segment:
- the LOC134631725 gene encoding G-protein coupled receptor-associated protein LMBRD2B-like encodes MTRGFKHAIHLDDVAKKENSSTHQFVHSFPLSEPAGWLSRYIYILTVSCYSFPLGASGSDIEDVAVVWSKCTFFTFFSTWPVLSLIVIRLAERLQLPVHRGCPVVSLLPCLIHMDSAISHHNKLQTAHTSQDNDPKHTAKVIRNYLQCKEEQEVLEVMVRPPQSSDLNIIECVWDYMKRQKGLRKPVSTENLCLRTRCLDLLGFQQFMEDSEMTSDLMDEGKELNRQESHLLGEETTVKREVQRSCSSLDILLKIED; translated from the exons aTGACGAG GGGTTTTAAG CATGCCATCCACCTGGATGATGTGGCCAAGAAGGAGAACAGCTCCACCCACCAATTCGTCCACAGCTTCCCGTTGTCAGAGCCAGCCGGCTGGCTCAGCAGATACATCTACATCCTGACT GTGTCCTGCTACAGTTTTCCTTTGGGTGCTAGTGGCAGTGACATCGAAGA CGTGGCTGTGGTTTGGTCCAAGTGCACCTTCTTCACCTTCTTCAGCACGTGGCCCGTCCTCTCGCTGATTGTCATCCGGTTGGCTGAGAGGCTACAACTACCAGTACATCGAG GCTGTCCTGTCGTCTCACTCCTCCCCTGTTTGATCCACATGGACTCGGCCATCTCCCACCACAACAAGCTGCAGACTGCTCACACCTCT caggacaacgaccccaaacacacagccaaagtCATTAGGAACTATCTTCAgtgtaaagaagaacaagaagtactggaagtgatggtaCGGCCCCCACAGAGCTCTGATCTTAACATCATCGAAtgtgtctgggattacatgaagagacagaaggggTTGAGGAAGCCTGTatccacagaaaatctgtg TTTAAGGACCCGCTGCCTTGATCTTCTGGGCTTCCAGCAGTTTATGGAAGACAGTgaaatgacctctgacctgatgGACGAGGGAAAGGAGCTGAACCGCCAGG AAAGTCATCTGCTGGGAGAAGAAACAACAGTGAAACGGGAAGTACAAAGAAGCTGCTCATCACTGGATATTCTGCTTAAGATTGAAGATTGA